One Nicotiana tabacum cultivar K326 chromosome 23, ASM71507v2, whole genome shotgun sequence genomic window, GCACAGGCTGGTGGAGCTTGCCAACTATCTGAAGCCGctggcttcagagaaagataaGAAGAATATACACTCTCTTTCTGGGGAGTGCATGTtaaacaatgccatgcacaatgcaGTAGCGGTACTGTACTTGTTATCTTACTGCTTGTTCTTTGTTTATATATTATAATGGGTTTTTTGACTTTGATATACATTTTGTAGGCCAACTTCCTTGCATCCGAGGGCCTTCAGAGATTGATCCTTGATAAAGAAGAACCTATGTCCGAACGTGATCAACTGTTGGCCGAAAGGAATCAACTTGTTGTGAGCCTCTCGGTGCTGGAGGCAAAGTCTGCTGATGCGGCCGAGCTTGAGGCCCGGTTGCAGTAGAGTGAGCAAGAGGCGATGGCCCACTGCCAAGAAGCCACTCAGCTATATGCACAACTTCAAGATGCTAAGGCTAGGTGGGATGAGGTTCAAGATGCCGCTCTTACTCCTGCCAAGCGCGAGTCTGCCTCTGTTGAGCAAGCATATAACTTGGAGGCAGCCTTGAGCTCCAAAACCAAAGAGGCTGCTGCCATCGAGGAGAAGCGGGCCTGGATGGAAGAGAGGATTAAGAAGATCATGGAGCAACACCAGGTTGACATATCTACAATCCGTGATCTTGATCTTAGCCTTGTCGCCACAAGATCCGAGCGAGATGGTCTCTAGGTCGAGGTTGACAAGCTTAAGTCAAAACTCTAGTTCCAAGAAGATTCCATTGTATTTGAGATGACATACGCTATGTATcatatgaggagaaaaaccttggaggaAGCTAAAGCGGTCATcgttgatattgatgatgaaatcGCGTAGGCCCAAGCACTGGAGTTAACTGCTCGAGAACGTCTCCCGACTAATCCTGACGCAACTAACTCTTTGAGTACCGGTTCCGAATATTCAAGAACCGAGAAGGAACTTCAAAAGAATGATGATGAAGGCCCAGGTCCCGCATTGGTGGCTGATCCGCCCACTTCTCCCGGGGGGCGTAGATGCCTCTCTCCCCCCGCATTTTGGTGGCGATTATGTTTAgatatttccttttttcttttgctgTTTTCCCTTTGTACTTTTGTACTTATGTCATTTGGCATGTTGATAAATAAAGAAGAATTTTGTTTAAGTATTACGCAAAGTTTATTCTATTTGTATCAAATTAGATatggcttcgggtgtatttttgtCCGATAGCTTTTGGGTACCAGGCATAACCGGAACCAAGcctttactatgagggtttcataagagagggcccttttatatttacAGTGCTCTtaaagaggacgtctcctgttcattccgGCATAAGTATTTGAAGTTTTctgttaactttcaaatgataaaattaactcatcgtttggacaagaaacaagataaaaacaaaaggactttattctattccttccatctttaaaagtacataagcattcgatTGCTGAAGAAAAGAAAttgccaatacatgtggctaacttgtacaaatTGTTTCTACGGGATTGGCCATGCTATCCCCGGTCCCGACGAGACATTGTCATTCTCGGGTCTCCTAGTCCCTGTTTTTGTGGCATCCTTGTTGCCGTATCCAGTACTATCACCCCCAGTGTTCGAACGTGAAATATGCGAACTGGAACATTGGAGGTATTGCTACATTGTTTAAACACTTGTGAACGGTTGGATAGTCTTTAGTTCGATGGCAAGTTTTGTTTCCCATTAGGAACTTgccatcgagccaaagattatctaaccatcccATAGTGGTTTATTATCTcaatgccttgtcatttaaaggtcttaacTTTGCGGATGACGCTTCCTCTGTAGTATGCTTTTTGTtgctgccttgttaaaaaccttaccagagAAACTCGATTGGGAAACAAACTGGTCGAAGGGAAAaaaagtgcagcacatactttcattATAGACAGGATCCATCAGCAATAATAACTTTTGAGGTGATTCACATTCCAATTGCTAGGCAATTTGACTCCATCTTtattctccaactcgtatgatccCTTATCGGTGATAGCTGAAActcggtaggggccttcccatgtcGGACCCAGCTTCCCAGCATTGATTTCCCGAGTGTTCTGAGTCATTTTCCTCAAAACCAAGTATCCTACTTTAAAGTAGCGGAGATTGGCTCTCCGGTTATAGTATCTTTCCATCCTTTGCTTCTGAGCCACCATCGTCATGTGTGTCAAGTCCCTACATTCATCGAGCAGTTCTAGCTTTACCAGCAATGCCTCATTATTTGCTTCTTCATCTGTTCGAGAGAACCGTAAGGTTGGTTCTCCTACTTCCATCGGGATTAGAGCTTCTACACCGTATACAAGAGATAAAGATGTCTTACCCATGCTTGATTTTGCCTTTGTCTGGTACGCCTATAGCACGCCTGGTAACTCTTAGGGCCACTTGCCTTTAGCAGCTTCTAACCtcattttgaggttttgaataatcaccttaTTGGTCGATTCCGCCTGCCCATTAGTGCTCGGATGGTATGGAGAGGGTATAATCCTGTTGATTTTTAGGTCTTCAAGAAATTTGGTGACTTTGGAGCCTATGAACTGTGGTCCGTTATCACAGGAAATCTCCTTCGGTATTACGAATCGGCAAATAATGTATTTCCATAGGAAGTAGATCACTTCGCGCTCACCGATCTTttggtaaggacctgcttcaacccatttagtgtaATCGGTTAAAATTAAAAGGAATCTTACCTTTTCGAGGCCCCGTGGCAGCGACCCAACAAtattcatcccccatttcatgaatggccatggggatagtaCCGAATGCAAGAGTTCTGCCGGCTGGTGCACCAATTGTGCATGACGCCGACATTTGTCGCATTTCTGAATGAACACCTTTGCATCTTGTTCCATATGGGGCCAGTAGTATCTTGACCTAACCACCTTTAGCACCAACGAATCTGCATCGGAATGGTTCCTGCAAAttccttcatggacctctctcaTTACGTAGTCCGCCTCTGAGGATCCTaaacatcgggccaacgggccttggaatgATCTCATATATAATTGTCTACCCAAGAGGTTGTAGCGAGCTGCTTTTGTGTGTAGTGCCCGGGACGCCTTCGGGTCTTCGGGCAGCTTGCCAAGCTGAAGATAATCGATGAACTCATTTCTCAAGTCCCAGACTAGGTTGGTGTATGTACTTTACAATAGCCATCCACATCTAGTACCGAATGCATAAGTTGAACGATAGTACCGCAGTTAGATCCTTTCATTTTCGTGGACGACACCAAATTGGCCAATGCATCTGATTCTACATTCTCTTCTCTCAGGATGTGCGTGATCGACCACTCCCTGAATCGTGTAAGCAATGTTTGAACTTTAGTCATGTACTGTTGCATGCATTCCTCCTCCGCGTCGCAAATCTCGTACACTTGGTTTACTACCAGTTaggaatcacatttgatttctatgacctagGATCCAAGTCTCCGAGCCAGTTCTAGTCCTACAGCAgaagcctcatattcggcttcattgttagttaacagAATAATTTTTATGGCCTGTCTCAGGGTTCCCCCCGAAGGCATGATTAGGACCAGCCCGAGCCCGGACCTTTTCACATTGGAAGCTCTGTCCGTGAACgaggtccaaactcctgatgtcatTTCCGATACCAACACTGCTTCTTTAGCAGCCAGGGGCAATAACTCGGgactaaaatcagccacaaagtcggccaacaCTTGTGATTTGATCGCAGTCCTAGGCTTGTATTCAATA contains:
- the LOC142177169 gene encoding uncharacterized protein LOC142177169 translates to MGKTSLSLVYGVEALIPMEVGEPTLRFSRTDEEANNEALLVKLELLDECRDLTHMTMVAQKQRMERYYNRRANLRYFKVGYLVLRKMTQNTREINAGKLGPTWEGPYRVSAITDKGSYELENKDGVKLPSNWNVNHLKSYYC